The following are encoded in a window of Oncorhynchus keta strain PuntledgeMale-10-30-2019 chromosome 10, Oket_V2, whole genome shotgun sequence genomic DNA:
- the LOC127932328 gene encoding essential MCU regulator, mitochondrial-like — protein MATAVLWLSRNLVSRNTGVVSRNIVLKPSNTARLNQCRNVVSTANGGVQPKPDKISFGLIRMTAVVIPFLYVGTLISKNFAALLEEHDIFVPEDDDDDD, from the exons ATGGCGACAGCTGTCCTGTGGCTCTCACGGAACCTCGTATCGAGGAATACGGGGGTAGTAAGCCGTAACATCGTCTTGAAACCGTCTAACACAGCGAGACTGAACCAATGTCGAAATGTGGTATCAACAGCAAATGGCGGTGTTCAACCGAAGCCGGATAAA ATATCCTTCGGCCTTATCCGCATGACCGCTGTCGTGATTCCCTTCCTGTACGTGGGAACTCTGATCAGCAAAAACTTTGCGGCTCTACTTGAGGAGCATGACATCTTCGTCCccgaggatgatgatgatgacgactgA